One Terriglobales bacterium genomic region harbors:
- the grpE gene encoding nucleotide exchange factor GrpE: MAFDKERDQRVQTEENGEQNGAHESLPPADAQELAQESQGGVSRQEYERVSQERDALLDRLARLQAEFENYRKRNAREQVEFREYAVADAVKNFLPILDNFDLALRSQKSEGADPALRSGIELIRKQMDDALSRLGVQVIPAQGSTFDPRVHEAIEMVESADHADHEVIDELQRGYKLKERLLRPAMVRVATNPTSK, translated from the coding sequence ATGGCATTCGATAAAGAACGGGATCAGAGAGTACAGACAGAAGAAAACGGAGAGCAAAACGGTGCGCACGAATCTCTGCCGCCTGCTGATGCTCAGGAGCTGGCGCAGGAGTCTCAAGGTGGAGTCTCGCGTCAGGAATACGAGCGTGTGAGCCAGGAGCGAGACGCTCTGCTCGATCGTCTCGCGCGCCTTCAGGCCGAATTCGAGAACTATCGCAAGCGTAATGCACGCGAACAAGTGGAGTTCCGAGAGTACGCAGTTGCGGACGCGGTGAAAAACTTCCTTCCCATTTTGGATAACTTCGATCTGGCTCTGCGCAGCCAGAAGAGTGAAGGCGCAGATCCGGCACTACGTTCGGGAATCGAACTCATCCGCAAGCAGATGGACGATGCTTTGTCGCGCCTCGGTGTGCAGGTGATTCCTGCGCAGGGGAGTACCTTCGATCCCCGCGTGCACGAGGCGATCGAGATGGTGGAGTCCGCAGACCACGCGGATCACGAAGTGATCGACGAGCTGCAGCGCGGATACAAACTGAAAGAGCGACTACTGCGTCCAGCGATGGTTCGAGTGGCCACAAATCCAACCAGCAAATAA
- the dnaJ gene encoding molecular chaperone DnaJ — translation MKRDYYEVLGVSRSCTEQELKSSYRKLAMQFHPDRNPGDKEAEEKFKEASEAYGVLSDEDKRAQYDRFGHAAVGGGGGGFDASSFQDLSEIFGDLFGFGDAFGGGRRRSRAQRGADLRADINIELKDAIFGKSTEIPVRKSETCDTCRGTGAAHGKQPTTCNACGGRGQLRYQQGFFSVARTCGTCGGTGQVITDPCKTCRGEGRVIREHKMQIDIPPGVEDGTRIRYQGEGEAGIFGGPPGDLYVVLGLREDSFYARDGNDLHCMVSIAFPQAALGTEVTVPTFDGEHTLKIPAGTQSGQQIPIRNKGVPVLRGRGRGDLIVHVDVQIPKKLSPRQRELLEELATITQIDDKQDKRSFFERMKARLQ, via the coding sequence GTGAAGCGGGATTATTACGAAGTTCTAGGTGTAAGCCGGAGTTGCACCGAGCAGGAGCTGAAGAGTTCCTACCGCAAGCTCGCCATGCAGTTTCACCCGGATCGCAATCCTGGTGACAAAGAGGCGGAAGAGAAATTCAAAGAGGCGAGCGAGGCGTACGGCGTCCTTTCGGATGAGGATAAGCGCGCGCAGTACGACCGTTTTGGTCATGCGGCGGTTGGAGGAGGTGGGGGCGGCTTTGATGCTTCGTCGTTCCAGGACCTCAGCGAGATCTTCGGCGATCTGTTCGGATTTGGCGATGCCTTCGGTGGCGGACGACGCCGCAGCCGCGCACAGCGAGGCGCAGACCTGCGTGCCGACATCAACATTGAGCTGAAGGACGCGATCTTCGGCAAGAGCACCGAGATTCCGGTACGCAAGTCCGAGACCTGCGATACGTGCCGCGGGACAGGTGCTGCTCATGGAAAGCAGCCAACTACTTGCAATGCGTGTGGCGGACGCGGCCAACTCCGCTATCAGCAGGGCTTCTTCAGCGTGGCACGCACCTGCGGAACGTGCGGAGGCACGGGGCAAGTGATCACCGATCCGTGCAAGACCTGCCGCGGCGAAGGTCGCGTGATTCGCGAACACAAGATGCAGATTGATATTCCGCCCGGAGTAGAAGACGGCACGCGCATTCGGTATCAGGGCGAGGGTGAGGCGGGTATTTTCGGCGGGCCTCCTGGAGACCTCTATGTTGTGCTCGGTTTAAGGGAAGACTCCTTCTACGCGCGCGACGGCAACGATCTGCACTGCATGGTGTCGATCGCGTTTCCGCAGGCGGCGCTGGGAACCGAAGTTACCGTTCCCACCTTTGACGGCGAACACACACTCAAGATTCCGGCTGGAACACAGAGTGGCCAGCAAATTCCAATTCGGAACAAAGGTGTTCCCGTGCTGCGCGGCCGGGGACGAGGAGACCTCATCGTTCACGTCGACGTGCAGATTCCGAAGAAGCTTTCCCCGCGTCAACGCGAGCTTCTGGAAGAATTGGCGACTATCACCCAGATCGACGACAAGCAGGACAAGCGCAGCTTCTTTGAACGCATGAAGGCGCGCCTACAGTAA
- a CDS encoding RsmE family RNA methyltransferase, producing the protein MTRRRWIADEVSGDRAFLLGKNAEHLSRVLRARIGQQFEIATPSGVLLGEIVEIESERVVFSTRDLPQGDPRPQTAPIHLYLAVFKFDRFEWAIEKSTELGVSSIVPVIARRTDSHLVSAARKRVERWRRIAHEAAQQSRRDVVPEIPDPGKIEDVISRAPGKRIVLAETEREHRLAETIESASELSLAIGPEGGWTESDLSLFDKSEWLRASLGPTILRAETAAIAALVIAQSFQRSPS; encoded by the coding sequence ATGACCCGCCGTCGCTGGATTGCCGATGAGGTGTCGGGCGACCGCGCCTTCCTGTTGGGCAAGAACGCCGAGCATCTCTCCCGCGTTCTGCGTGCGCGAATAGGCCAGCAATTCGAGATCGCAACGCCTTCCGGTGTGCTCTTGGGCGAGATCGTGGAGATCGAGTCGGAGCGCGTCGTCTTTTCTACGCGTGACCTGCCCCAAGGTGACCCTCGGCCACAAACAGCGCCGATTCACCTGTACTTGGCCGTCTTCAAATTTGATCGGTTTGAGTGGGCTATAGAAAAAAGCACGGAGCTGGGAGTTAGCAGCATTGTTCCGGTGATCGCGCGCCGCACGGATTCACATCTTGTATCGGCAGCCCGAAAGCGCGTGGAACGCTGGCGTCGAATCGCGCATGAAGCTGCGCAGCAGTCCCGCCGTGATGTTGTTCCAGAAATTCCCGATCCCGGAAAGATTGAGGATGTAATTTCGCGTGCCCCCGGGAAACGGATCGTGCTGGCCGAAACGGAACGTGAGCATAGGCTGGCGGAGACGATAGAGTCGGCATCGGAGCTGTCTCTAGCAATTGGACCTGAAGGTGGCTGGACTGAATCGGACCTCTCGTTGTTCGACAAGAGTGAATGGCTAAGGGCATCTCTCGGCCCGACCATCCTTCGGGCCGAAACTGCAGCCATTGCAGCTTTGGTAATTGCACAATCCTTCCAGCGGTCCCCCAGCTAA